Genomic segment of Synchiropus splendidus isolate RoL2022-P1 chromosome 4, RoL_Sspl_1.0, whole genome shotgun sequence:
ACAGAAGTAAAATGACTGTCGTGACCCTGTCGTGTTGCTCCCTGCAGGAACACGTGACCTGACGGAACCCACCACTGTGATGGCGGTGGCTCCGGTGCTGATTGTCCTCTGGAACCCTGGACACGTCTTGTGTCATCTTTCCGCATCACTTTACCCAACTCTGCTCTCAGAGTGACAATACAGTTGAAGGTTGAACATGAATTGAGTTGGGCCCATAACTCAGATTGTGTTGATCATTTTGGCCCCTGTGTGACTCAGTTCCTGTCCTCAGAGGATTTCAATAGGCCCAATGGACTTGAGAAAGTGACGACTTAGCGTGACACTCACTGAAtggttctgaagctttcttgtaTTGAAATGAActctttcctctctctgctcttcatgaAGCCTGTGAGTAAATCCTTTCTTCTTCACGTGGATCATCTTCAAGTTCAGTAGGATGTGAGCTGAAGGTCCATCCAGATGTGATGAGCCAAGTTTGACTCTGATGTTTCAGCTGCCAACACTGGGGGAGTGCTGGAGGAGCTGAATCCCAGAAGCTAGATCCTCAACATGGTGAGAGAAGCGACAAGAAACATCTTTGTTTGGACACAGATTCTGGAGAATACCAGCTACTTTTGGACGTCCATGATCAGAGCTCCTGGTCTTTGTTTGTCCTGGTTGTCACTCATAAACGTCAGGTAGAAGTGATAAAGTGACAGACAAACTCACAcatcacagtcacacacacacaaacgacACTGACACCAGTGTGGTGTGTCTGGTATGATCACTGCTGAGCGTGAACCTGCCACACTTTAGTCTGCTTCCTGCCTCCACTGTGACTTCCTGTCGGCCATGTTGTGTGTGGACGGCTTCACCTGAAGTGGCTGCCACTTGGTTGTTCCCACTTGCCTGCTGATAGAACAGCCTGGTGGTCGGATGCCAAGTTTCACTTTCAGCTCTGAAGATGGAGCTGACGCGACGAGTCCTCGCTCCAAACACACGCTTCAACGCTGTTTACTGAGTCAGATGCTGAATTGGAGAGGTTTGTTTTGGAGACTCACAGAGAACCTTTCAGCAGGAACCAAAATGTTGGCTTCAACTTTCGTCACTGACACACTTCAACACCTGCGTCATCAGTCCTACACTGCTGACCCTGAAGGTCACCGGGTTGCAAGATCGGGAGAAAATCTGAGCTGAGGCTGGAGACACACggacacgcacactcacatgtACAGGAACACACATGTCTCAAGCTCTTGTGGGCCCCATGAAGTGACTTGTCCGGCCAGATGTGGCccctggccttgagtttgacaccagtgTCAGAGGAGAGTGAGCCCCTCTGTTTGGTCAAGAACTCACCAGAGGAAATTAGATCAAGCAGGAAAGATGAGACTCCACTCTGGCTCAGGAATGTCCTCCTCAGAGACCTGGTCTAGACAAGTGTTCATGTCATGTAACgtcatgatgatggtggtggtggcgttaGTTATTGTTCTTCCTCTGATGATAGTTTTTCTCTTTATTGTTTACATTCTTTGACGTGCAACTCCTTATTTACTGGTTCAGTTATGACTGTTATACAATGTTTTCTGAGTATATTCAAGTCTCTGCACCTGTTTCCAAACAGGTTTTGTCTCGTAACAtcacaacattttcatttctaaactttTGTTCAAGTGAAACATCTGGGTCAAAAACATGGAAGCAGAAATGATAAATGACGCATATTTACTTCAGTTGTAGATCATCTATGCAGGAATGTAGCTCGACGGTTAAACATGGCGCATTGGTTTACATTACTCTtctgtttttaataaaataactgTCAGAACGGTGACCTCTTTGACAGCGACAGTTTCCTCAGTAAACACTAGAGGGCGACACACTCCACTCTAACGTCGTTAGTTTGCCGTTTTTGTTCAATTTTGGATCATTCTGAACTCAATCGTGTTCAGTATTAATTGTAAacaacatttcttttcattggcttcaTGTTCAAATCGCAAGAAAACAGCGAGTAAAGTCGGGCGTTGGTTCCCAGTTTACTTTCGATTGTGACTTCAGGAGGCGGAGACGAGCCGAGGGTGAAGCGTCATCGGCTCCTGTCAGACTCTTCATTCTCTGTCGGAGCTTCGACCTTCATCCGCTGCCGGAGACGTTTGTCTCCGAATCATCGGGTCAAGATGAGGCTTTTGGTTCTTCTGTTCCTCCTGGAGAtccacgctgctgctgcaggtaaaTGCGCAACAAAGTCGCTTCATCATGTCAATGTTGGTCTGCTTCTCTGGAGCCGCTTGATGTGTCGATGCTGGAAGGAATTCAGGAGGAGAAAGTCAAGCATGAAGGACGTGAAGCATCGATGATGTGCTGTGTGGTGTTTGGGGGGATTAGAGTCATTCACACGCGCTTCTTTCTTCCGTCGTTTTTACTTTCGCTTTTAAAAGAAGTGCGACATCAGACTGTCTGTGACGTCACACGAACGAGCGCGAacctttttcaaaaataaattggaaaaaataaacCGATCTGAGAGGGAAATGTGTTTTGATATCCTCAGGTGTAAATTTGATATTTGTAACTTGTATTTTGTTCTTCACAAATGAACGTGTGCTTGTCAATATAtcattgttcatttccatattaaCAGACTGGAGAGTGTTGGTGTTTCCTTCACATCAGATGTGTTGCTGTGTCTGACTGTGGATTTAGCTCCAGTTGACTCTCAGTCCTTGAAGGTGACGTCAGCTCTCTGGTGGTGTGACGTCACTGACGGTGATCAACACTCGGTGGTGTTCAGACGGACGATGACGTCATCATGTCAGCAGAGAAATGCTTTGGCTGTGACTCCTGGAGGATTTGACCTGTTGtctcttgttttccacagtGTTCCATTCACTCAGGTATTTTTACACTGCATCATCTGGAGTTCCAAACTTCCCTGAGTTCGTGGCTGTTGGTTTGGTGGACGACGTTCAGATCATTCACTACGACAGCAACAGCAGGAGAGCTGAACTCAAACAGGACTGGATGAAGCAAGTCATCGCCGATGATCCAAGTTATTTagagacacagacacaggtTGCTTTTGGTTCACAGCAGGTCTTTAAGAGCGCCATTGAAATTCTAAAACCACGATTCAACCAAACTGGaggtttgaatttctcttcctatcacacacacacacgcatatgttatgttttcatgttttgtggggacgTTCCATTgtcatgaccctttccccagcctctcaccatgaacctcaccatccaaaacacatggcaaacctgaaccaggactctgaacaaaactgaaattcaaTTATAACCACCCAGTTATTTAATCCTAAAATTGAGAgtcaaccttgtggggaccgacaACTGTCCCCACAAATAGTCCCAAATAGCGAAAGGTCACCAGAAGGAGCTGTTTCCAAgacttggtccccacaagtgtctCTATAcaagtttacacacacacacacacagccactgatgtgatgatgaatcCAAACAGAGGAGCTTGAGGACCTGAGCTGACCAGATGATCAGCAGACAACAATGTGGCTTCAGGTTCTCATCAGGAACAAGGTTCTCCTCTCAGCTGCAGTTTGGACCTTTGACCTTCCATTCTGCATGAAGGCTCAGATGTTTCCTCACTTCTGAACACCTGCTGAAGCAGAGGTGGAACAGAGGAAGACACCACCTGTTGCTTCTCAAAGAGCTTTGGGGAGACGTCAGGTTCAGATGCTGAGACTCCCAACTCACTGCTGCCTCCTAGTTTGTCAGGAAAGCAAGCAGGAACACAGGTCAGGTCAGAAGCCGTCACATGGTCCAAGAGCTTCTGTCTCAGGGTCACTAGTTCCCATCTCACTCCACTGTAAAGAGGCCCCACCTGACTTGCCATTGATTTCTCAGTGACATTAgaaacagctgctgcttctaAACATCAGAGACTTGGactgaacaaacatggcaacatgAGACAGAATCCACTCAGTCTTCACTTCCTCAAAGAACCTCTGGATCTCTTGACCTTCACTGGTTCCACTGGAagcttctctccctcccaccgAGTCCAAACATCCTCAACACTTGAGTTGATTTGGGGAGGTGAAGTGGAGGACTGAGTCAGGATGCTGCTGTGAGCTTctgcttgttcagtgaaaaccTCTCAGCAACAGAAGAAGGAGCATGTTTTGGATGAAGTCAGCAACATCTGCGCTAACGTTGCTCTTCTCTCCATCTTCTCACGCTGTGAAGGAAGTCGATGGTTTTGATTTGATGACCTCAGCAGAACTCTCTCCCAAGCATTGAGACTGAGGCTCTTCATGGCCCTACAGCAGGCTCCAGCTCTTCAGGGGCCCAACAGGCCTCATGAAGAGCTGCTCTCTTGTTGGGGGCCTGACAACACTCAACACTGGGAACATCTACTGTCATGTCAGGACGTGGAGTGGAGGAGGGTTATGAAGCAGAGCCAGGAGAACAAGAGCTGGATTTGGACTCCACCAGCTCAGCTCATGTGAttcagagaaaaagaagagatCAGAGACCTGAAGAACCAAAATGATCAAGTGTTCAAGGTCAGCTCTGTGACCTTCAGAGGTCAAAGTGTTTCACTGGTGAAGGAGTTAAAAATGAGTCAGTGGAGGCAAAATAAAGTGAAGCTGATATGATGAAAGTGAGATTCTGAGGAAATGTTTgaaggaaaagaagcagagacaCGTGGGATTTGAagccttcactctcttcagatggtttctcttctgaagtggtGCTGGTGGGGCCACAGTTTGGTCTCCAGTCTAAAGTCTGTGAGGACAGCTGGAGCTTTCTAAAGCAGGAAAGAGCAGCTGGAGAGTTGGTGCAGCTGGAATCAGAGGTGAGCTGGAGGTGACAGATGAAACATCAGCTGTGATCGAGCTTGTCAGAGGAGGATCTGTCTGCTCTCACTTCTGAGAGTCCAGgaccttcagcttcttcttcacatgaCGCTCTTGATTCACACTTTCTGTGGCTCCTGACTGATGCGCAAGATTCCCACTGAAACATCAGGCTTTTCAACTCAGGTCCTGTTTTGGACTCAAGTCGCTCAAACACTTGTTCACCACTTCACCTGGAGAGTTTGGGTCACACACATCCTGACAACAGTTCATCCAGATAGAAACACACAAGTCTGATTCAGACACTGGAGAGAGACACacgacgacacacacacacctgcagaagtcgacacacagatgagtgaacacatgaagacacatgtccagacacacagagacacacacctgctcacacAGATCCATCACCACACACTCATGTACACACTAAAGCACTCAGCCATGCGTGTACAAATACACaaatgatgacacacacacatgttcacacactctcagcaacacacacaagaTCTGAAATGTCAATGTGGACAATATTGCACTATTTTTGTGGGGCGTCACTTTAAGAGTGAACAgctctcactctgctgctcttctctctcaggTGTTCACACGTATCAGTGGATGTATGGCTGTGAGTGGGACGATGAGACcggagaggtcagaggttatCATCAGTTTGCTTATGATGGAGAAGACTTCATCGCGTTGGACCTGAAGACTCTGACATGGATCGCTCCAACGCCACAGGCTGTCATCACCAAACACAAGTGGAACAGTGATGAGGGTTATAACAAACGGCAGCAGTACTACTACACCCAGATCTGTCCTGAGTGGCTGAAGAAGTATCTGAACTACGGCAAGAGCCGCCTGCTGAGAACaggtaggtcacatgacctgaggcttcactgcctcttcctctcctgactCTCCAAACATGAATGTGCTTGTGACTgccttcctgtctgtgtgtgtccgtgATGGACTGCTGCGGGAGCCTGTTCCCCTTGCTGGCTGGGACCAGTGTTTGACAATGGGAAGCAAAGACTTTCTCTCTGACTCCACCTCAGTCTGGACTTTCCTCCTTCAGATCACTGCtgcatgactttcttttcttgtcttcaGTCGTCACTGAATGTTGACATGTGACTCTCTGGAGATGTTTCTTCACTCATGGGTTTCTGAGCAGACTGAGACCCAGGCAAAGACAGCAGTGGCACTTTCAGAGCCACTGAAGCAGCATAACacaacactctccatcaccgtctGACTTCACACCTCAGTGCAGCACTtttcacacaccacacactgacacacaacttCAGTCGAGATAGTGAGGCAGAGAATCTTCAGAGCgtgactcagcaacaatatGAAGAAGGTCTAGGTGTCACTGGTGTAGAGAACTCATCTGAGCCTGGATCTTCTGTCTTCACCAGAGCTTCCAAGAGTGGCTCTCCTCCAGAAGGAGCCCACCTCTCCAATCGTCTGCCACGCCACAGGTTTCTTCCCCGCAAGAGCCATGTTGTTTTGGACCAAAGACGGAGAGGAGCTTCACGAAGACGTGGACGTGGGAGAGGCTCTTCCCAACCCTGACGGAACCTTCCAGATGAGGGCCGAGCTCAGACTGTCGGACCCGTCCGTGGACTGGGGGAGGTACAGCTGTGTGTTCCAGCTGGCTGGTGTGATGGAGGACAAGGTGACCCCGCTGAGGAAAGAAGACATCTGGACCAACAGTAAggttcctccatctttgttctCAGCAGGTCACATGCTCTCACCGTAGAAGTGAAGAGCTgagtctggagagcagcaggactTCCTCATTCTAGCTCAGGACCAGTTCCACCTCCTCATTTAGGGGGTCTTCTTAGTGTCCCAGCACCTTCTCCAAGTGTGTTGTGTGACTGAAGATGAATGTTGTCCAGCTGTTGGAGTGTGTTGCTTTCATCACAGACTTGATCAGAAACCTGGATCTGGACTGAGCCTCCCACATTGTTTCAACCTTCATGTCCAAAGTCTTTCACCTTGTGACCTGTGTGAAGCCACTCTGACGTGGTGATGCTGTTTTGTCATTGTGTCTCCAGGAGAGCCCGACCTGAACCTGGGGCTCATCGTCGGAGCTGTGGTGGCAGCTGTGGTCGCACTTGGTCTGATGGTTGCTGGGTTCTTCAtctacagaagaagaagaactggtgAGGAGTCACACACAGATGAGTTTATTGGAGCATCATAGAGAGACACAACATGACACTGGAACACAAAGATGGGAGGCAAAGATCACAGCAGTTTGaatggacagcagggggcgatcaCACTGTCAAGGTGTTCTTGGAACTTCTCTCTTCCTTTGTTGGCCTCAGGGTTTGATGTTTGGAATCACCAGGTGGGAAACCTTCACAAATTCAAACTCACCTGTTAGTGAAGCATCAACTTCACCAACatagcttagcattagcaaaGTGCCAACATAGCCATTAGCTTAACCTCAAATAAAAATTAGCTTTGCAGAAAGAACAATTAGCTTAGCAATTGCAAAGGGTCAACATAGCTATTAGCTTAGCATAACGTATCAATTAGCTGACATTACCAGTGTCAAAATAGCCACtagcacaaaataaaaattaatagcttagcattagcaaaGCATCGATACAGCAATTAGCTTATCTTTTAATAACGCTTAGCTTAGCACTAGCGATTACCATATAATACAGCAACAAGTGCCATTTGACAGTTTCAACTACCACCACTTTCTTTTATTTGAagtattattaattattttc
This window contains:
- the LOC128757678 gene encoding H-2 class I histocompatibility antigen, Q9 alpha chain-like; translated protein: MRLLVLLFLLEIHAAAAVFHSLRYFYTASSGVPNFPEFVAVGLVDDVQIIHYDSNSRRAELKQDWMKQVIADDPSYLETQTQVAFGSQQVFKSAIEILKPRFNQTGGVHTYQWMYGCEWDDETGEVRGYHQFAYDGEDFIALDLKTLTWIAPTPQAVITKHKWNSDEGYNKRQQYYYTQICPEWLKKYLNYGKSRLLRTELPRVALLQKEPTSPIVCHATGFFPARAMLFWTKDGEELHEDVDVGEALPNPDGTFQMRAELRLSDPSVDWGRYSCVFQLAGVMEDKVTPLRKEDIWTNREPDLNLGLIVGAVVAAVVALGLMVAGFFIYRRRRTAKAPPSSNNTSEEDLPLKPETRPPAPE